The following nucleotide sequence is from Vibrio fluvialis.
GATGTTGAGGTCTTTATCGAGCGATTTGATGACAAACACGTTCATGCCGACCGGGGGGGTTATGAGGCCTACCTCCACCGTAATGACTGCGACGATACCGAACCAGATAGGGTCAAAACCTGCCGCTTGAATCAGCGGAAAAACGACTGGCACGGTAAGCAGCAGCATTGCAATACTGTCCATCACACAACCCAGCAGAATGAACAGCATCAGCACGGCAAACAGCACCATGTAAGGTGACAGATTGAGGCTCTGTACATAGTCGACCAGTGAGTAGGAGATACGTGACACCGACAGGAAGAAACCGAAGATTTCTGCGCCGATGATCATGAAGAAAATCATCGCCGAAATAGACAGCGTTTCATTCACTGCTTCGAGGAACATCGCCCAGGTCATGCCGCGAATCAACGCGATGACCAGTGTCAGCGCAGCACCAATGGCCGCCGCTTCGGTCGGCGTAAAGAAACCTGCGTAGATACCGGCAATGATAAACGCAAAGATGGCGGTAAACGGCAGCAGACCTTTCAGACCGATGATCTTCTGCATCAATGTGGTTTTCTCGCCCGGCGTCGCCAGGTTCGGGAAAATCCACACCGTGACAGCAACGGCCAGGCAATAGAGCGCCAAACCCAGCAGACCTGGAATCACGCCTGCGATGAACATGTCACCGACCGATTGTTCGGTGATCAGCGCGTACAGCAGCAGCGCGATCGACGGTGGGATCATGATGCCCAGTGTGCCGCCGGCGGCCAGTGTGCCCGTCGCCAGTGAGACTGAGTAGCCGTTGCGTTTCATTTCCGGCAGTGCGACGCGCGACATACTGGCCGCGGTTGCGAGCGAAGACCCGGAAATTGCCGAGAAGATACCGCACGAAGTGACGGCCGCCAGTGCCATACCGCCGCGCCACGAACCGAACAGCGTTTTTGCGCCATTGAACAGCTCTTGCGACATGCGGGCTTTAGAGGCAAAGACTCCCATCAGAATGAACATCGGAATCGGGCTGAAGCTGTAGTTCGAGAGCGCATCAAACGGCGCGCTGTCGAGTATCGCCACCGCTGGCTGAAACGCGACGATGGACGCGAAGCCGACGAAGCCGGTCACCGCCATCGACAGCGCGATGGGGGCACGAAAAGCGATCATAATCAGCATGATTGCGATGCAGATAAAACCTATCATTGACGCATCCATTACAACACCTCTTTATGCTGATGATTGGAGTGTGAAGCCGAAGACGACTGCGGCTCTCCGCTGGTCTGTTTAGGTTGATGATGACGAATCATGTCCCAGGTCAGGATCAGGCAGCGCAGGGTCAACACAGTCGTTGCGAACACCACGATGCGGTAGATCCACGGCATCGGAATCATCAGATCCTGAGTTGTTTCGCCGCTCATCACCGCGCCTTCAATTGCTAAATAGAAGCGGTAGGTCATACCGGCCCCCAACAGGGCAAAACCAAGCAGATAGAAAGATTCCAGATACGTTTTGCTGCGGTCAGACATCTGCTCAGTAAACAGGTCGACTACCACCTGAGAGTCACCCACCGACTGTGGCAGCGTAAACAGCACGGTAAACAGCAAGCCGTATTTAATCAGTTCCACACCACCGACGAAGGTCAACTCGATACCGCCATCACTCAAACCGTAAAGCGTGCGTGTCACCACATCGAGCAGCGTTACCAGCATCATTCCGATCAGGAACACGCCGCTGAACACATGCATCACTTGGGACACCCGGTTAATAAAATTCTTGAGTACAGTCATGAGATAACTCCCGGAGTCCGGCCATCAGGCCGGATTCGCACAGCTGCCCGAAGACAGTTCCATCGCACGTTTGTAGACCGCTTTCGCTGGCAGACCTTTGGCTTCCAGAGCGTCGAGGTAATCCTGAGTCACGGAATCGAGTACCGGTTTCCATTCGCTCTGCATGTCGCTGTCGCTCACGGTGTAAATGTTGTCACCCATCTTCTTCGCTTCCGCCATCCCCTTGCTGTCCAGTGCATCAA
It contains:
- a CDS encoding TRAP transporter large permease, whose amino-acid sequence is MIGFICIAIMLIMIAFRAPIALSMAVTGFVGFASIVAFQPAVAILDSAPFDALSNYSFSPIPMFILMGVFASKARMSQELFNGAKTLFGSWRGGMALAAVTSCGIFSAISGSSLATAASMSRVALPEMKRNGYSVSLATGTLAAGGTLGIMIPPSIALLLYALITEQSVGDMFIAGVIPGLLGLALYCLAVAVTVWIFPNLATPGEKTTLMQKIIGLKGLLPFTAIFAFIIAGIYAGFFTPTEAAAIGAALTLVIALIRGMTWAMFLEAVNETLSISAMIFFMIIGAEIFGFFLSVSRISYSLVDYVQSLNLSPYMVLFAVLMLFILLGCVMDSIAMLLLTVPVVFPLIQAAGFDPIWFGIVAVITVEVGLITPPVGMNVFVIKSLDKDLNITDIFKGVIPFVLSDVVRLGLLIVFPSLALALLPH
- a CDS encoding TRAP transporter small permease yields the protein MTVLKNFINRVSQVMHVFSGVFLIGMMLVTLLDVVTRTLYGLSDGGIELTFVGGVELIKYGLLFTVLFTLPQSVGDSQVVVDLFTEQMSDRSKTYLESFYLLGFALLGAGMTYRFYLAIEGAVMSGETTQDLMIPMPWIYRIVVFATTVLTLRCLILTWDMIRHHQPKQTSGEPQSSSASHSNHQHKEVL